A section of the Triticum dicoccoides isolate Atlit2015 ecotype Zavitan chromosome 7A, WEW_v2.0, whole genome shotgun sequence genome encodes:
- the LOC119330625 gene encoding F-box/kelch-repeat protein At1g51550-like: MDAAPVGHLGYDQVLSILCLLPAEAVLSFAATCRAFRDWASSDVLWEALCRRDWGARAAAAALADWRCGVPWRRLYAEVARLSALQARRLQVKGTSPRPRASHSINLVAGWLVVFGGGCEGGRHLDDIWATYVGNRAGTRSSNSLTWQQLASGTPSGRFGHSCILVGDALVLFGGINDRGLRLNDTWIGQIICEEPCRMRISWRLLEIGPLAPSPRGAHAACCIDDKFIVIHGGIGVHGSRLGDTWLLDLSDGLRSGSWRRMRNTGPLPSARSGHTLTWIGDRRMVLFGGRGSEYEVLSDVWLFDIGDHLLQWKEQKYDLSSILGELPSPRAGHSATFLFGGKILVYGGEDKERRRMDDFWILDIPALLQFESGNRKMAKRMWKKLRIDGQSPNCRSFHGACVDTSGYCVYVFGGMVDALLHPAESLGLRFDGQLYQVELVLHL; the protein is encoded by the exons ATGGACGCGGCGCCCGTCGGACACCTGGGCTACGACCAGGTGCTGTCCATCCTGTGCCTCCTTCCAGCCGAGGCCGTGCTCTCCTTCGCCGCCACCTGCCGCGCCTTTCGCGACTGGGCCTCCTCCGACGTGCTCTGGGAGGCGCTCTGCCGACGCGACTGGGGGgcacgcgccgccgccgcggcgCTCGCGGACTGGCGGTGCGGCGTGCCATGGCGCCGCCTCTACGCCGAGGTCGCCCGACTAAGCGCCCTGCAGGCGCGCCGGCTCCAGGTGAAGGGCACCTCGCCACGGCCCCGTGCGTCGCACTCCATCAATCTCGTGGCCGGCTGGCTAGTAGTCTTCGGCGGTGGCTGCGAGGGAG GTCGTCATCTTGATGATATCTGGGCAACATATGTTGGAAATAGAGCTGGAACTAGATCATCCAATTCACTTACCTGGCAGCAATTGGCCTCTGGTACTCCAAGTGGTCGttttggtcattcatgcattctcgTTGGTGATGCACTAGTCCTGTTTGGCGGGATTAATGACCGTGGGCTTCGTTTGAATGACACATGGATAGGCCAAATAATCTGTGAAGAACCTTGCAGGATGAGGATCTCATGGAGACTGCTGGAGATAGGCCCCCTGGCACCATCTCCTCGTGGGGCCCATGCAGCCTGCTGCATAGATGATAAGTTCATTGTGATTCACGGTGGGATAGGGGTGCATGGAAGCCGGCTTGGTGATACATGGCTTCTTGATCTCTCCGATGGACTTCGATCTGGCAGTTGGCGCCGAATGAGGAATACTGGACCTTTGCCTTCAGCTCGTTCTGGCCACACCTTAACTTGGATTGGTGATAGGCGCATGGTTCTTTTTGGTGGTAGAGGATCAGAATATGAGGTCCTTAGTGATGTCTGGCTGTTTGATATTGGTGATCATTTGCTGCAATGGAAAGAGCAAAAGTACGATTTGTCTAGTATTCTTGGTGAATTGCCTTCTCCCCGGGCTGGGCATTCAGCAACATTTCTCTTTGGTGGCAAGATCCTTGTATATGGTGGGGAGGACAAAGAAAGACGGCGGATGGATGATTTCTGGATCTTAGATATACCAGCTTTACTTCAGTTTGAGTCAGGTAACAGGAAAATGGCAAAGAGGATGTGGAAAAAACTAAGGATAGATGGCCAATCCCCGAATTGCCGGTCCTTCCATGGGGCATGTGTAGATACTTCTGGTTACTGTGTGTATGTTTTTGGTGGAATGGTTGATGCACTTTTGCATCCTGCAGAATCCTTGGGCTTGAGGTTTGATGGGCAACTGTATCAAGTGGAGCTTGTGCTGCATCTCTAG